From Streptomyces asiaticus, one genomic window encodes:
- a CDS encoding Fur family transcriptional regulator yields MSDLLERLRGRGWRLTAQRRVVAEVLDGDHVHYTADEVHALAAERLPEISRATVYNTLGELVTLGEVIEVSTDGRAKRYDPNAHHAHQHLVCAHCGTIRDVHPSGDLLADLPTQERYGFAISAVEVTYRGLCPDCAV; encoded by the coding sequence ATGAGTGACCTGCTGGAACGGCTCAGGGGACGCGGCTGGAGGCTGACGGCGCAGCGGCGTGTCGTCGCCGAGGTCCTCGACGGGGACCACGTGCACTACACCGCCGACGAAGTCCACGCGCTGGCGGCCGAGCGACTGCCCGAGATCTCCCGCGCGACCGTGTACAACACCCTCGGCGAGCTCGTCACGCTCGGCGAGGTGATCGAGGTCAGCACGGACGGCAGAGCCAAGCGCTACGACCCGAACGCGCATCACGCGCATCAGCACCTGGTGTGCGCGCACTGCGGCACGATCCGCGATGTCCACCCCTCCGGCGACCTGCTCGCCGACCTGCCCACGCAGGAGCGCTACGGCTTCGCGATCTCCGCGGTCGAGGTGACGTACCGGGGGCTGTGCCCCGACTGCGCGGTCTGA
- a CDS encoding molybdenum cofactor biosynthesis protein MoaE, whose amino-acid sequence MDDMAHSYDHPGELAAAHPIRLLAVRDTPLSVDEVFGAVGDAAAGGTALFVGTVRNHDGGAEVGALGYSAHPTAEAELRRVAEKVVADFPVRALAAVHRVGDLAIGDLAVVVAVSCPHRAEAFAACRRLIDDLKSEVPIWKHQTFADGTEEWVGA is encoded by the coding sequence ATGGACGACATGGCACATTCGTACGATCACCCCGGCGAGCTCGCGGCCGCCCATCCCATCCGGCTGCTCGCCGTCCGTGACACACCCCTGTCGGTGGACGAGGTGTTCGGGGCGGTGGGCGATGCCGCGGCGGGCGGTACGGCGCTGTTCGTGGGCACCGTGCGCAACCACGACGGAGGCGCGGAGGTCGGCGCCCTCGGCTACTCCGCGCACCCGACCGCCGAGGCCGAGCTGCGCCGGGTGGCCGAGAAGGTCGTGGCCGACTTCCCGGTGCGCGCGCTGGCCGCCGTGCACCGGGTGGGCGATCTGGCGATCGGCGATCTGGCCGTGGTGGTGGCCGTCTCCTGCCCGCACCGCGCGGAGGCGTTCGCGGCCTGCCGCCGGCTGATCGACGACCTCAAGAGCGAGGTCCCGATCTGGAAGCACCAGACGTTCGCGGACGGCACCGAGGAATGGGTGGGCGCGTAG
- a CDS encoding UPF0182 family membrane protein: MPDRGGGPTGPRVRVGRPSRRARTLLMTLGVLAVLAMLFVMFAGFWTDWLWYRSLHYSSVFSTTLKTKIGLFFVFGVLMATAVGINIWLAHRLRPPLSAMSMEQQSLDRYRMGIAPFKKWVLLAVTALVGLIAGASAAGQWRIWLLWVNGVPFGQKDPQFHKDVAFYAFDLPWYRFLLSFGFAATVLSLIAAALVHYLYGGLRVTSPGARATAAATGHLSVLLGVFVALKAVAYWLDRYGLAVKSSDFKATGNWTGLRYVDANAYLPAKTILFCIAAICAVLFFATLWRRTWQLPVIGFGLMVLSAILIGGLYPAIVQKFQVQPNEQAKEAPYIQKNIEATRKAYGIDDSKVADYSGKNDSDGGGEKLRKDANTTASYRLIDPSVISPTFQQLQQERKYYQFPSTLDVDRYKGADGKDQDTVVGVRELNLDGIPKRNWINDHFTYTHGYGMVAAKGTTTDPNADPAGSPDFTESGLPTKGSSGGGVGTYKQQVYYGEKTDQYSIVGGPQKELDYEKNGERTTSYKGKSGVSLSNPVNRAAYAVAFGEPQILYSGAIGDGSRILYNRTPKERVEKVAPWLTIDGDAYPAVVHGRIKWIVDAYTTTNGYPYASRTTLGDSTADSLSNGDRSVVAQQNKVNYIRNSVKATVDAYDGTVKLYEWDSKDPVLKTWEKAFPGTVEPKEKISGELMEHLRYPQDLFKVQRELLTRYHVTDPTQFYSGSDAWQVPEDPTHKEGNAVPPYYLSMRMPDQKGQTFSLTTTFTPNGRPNLGAFMSIDADANSKDYGTIRLLKVTSNVPGPQQVQSELNGDPEVAEFVRNLRGTDSDIEYGNLLTVPLDNGFLYIEPVYARGGSANYPLLKKVGVSYGKETVFKDTLGEALDAVFGKSSEQRPPGDGGQEEPPSSDNPTVKDALKDAQAAYQDAQDALQKQPQDWEAYGRAQEDLKDALDRAAKAEGKAVGDKQGQQQNQPRSQSAGGGSDKKGG, encoded by the coding sequence ATGCCGGACCGCGGCGGAGGCCCGACGGGGCCGCGGGTGAGAGTCGGCCGTCCGTCCCGGCGTGCCAGAACCCTGCTCATGACCTTGGGCGTGCTGGCCGTGTTGGCCATGCTCTTTGTCATGTTTGCCGGATTTTGGACGGATTGGCTCTGGTATCGCTCACTTCATTACTCTTCCGTCTTCAGCACCACCCTGAAGACGAAGATTGGGCTGTTCTTCGTCTTCGGCGTGCTGATGGCCACGGCCGTCGGGATCAACATCTGGCTGGCCCACCGGCTGCGGCCGCCGCTGAGCGCGATGTCCATGGAGCAGCAGAGCCTGGACCGCTACCGGATGGGCATCGCCCCGTTCAAGAAGTGGGTGCTGCTCGCGGTCACCGCCCTGGTGGGGCTGATCGCGGGCGCCTCGGCGGCCGGCCAGTGGCGCATCTGGCTGCTGTGGGTCAACGGGGTGCCGTTCGGGCAGAAGGACCCGCAGTTCCACAAGGACGTGGCCTTCTACGCCTTCGATCTGCCCTGGTACCGCTTCCTGCTGAGCTTCGGCTTCGCGGCCACGGTGCTCTCGCTGATCGCCGCCGCCCTGGTGCACTACCTCTACGGGGGCCTGCGGGTCACCAGCCCCGGCGCCCGCGCGACCGCCGCGGCCACCGGCCATCTGTCGGTGCTGCTGGGCGTCTTCGTGGCGCTCAAGGCGGTGGCGTACTGGCTGGACCGCTACGGCCTCGCGGTGAAGTCCAGCGACTTCAAGGCGACGGGCAACTGGACGGGTCTGCGCTATGTGGACGCCAACGCCTATCTGCCCGCCAAGACCATCCTGTTCTGCATCGCGGCGATCTGCGCGGTGCTCTTCTTCGCCACGCTCTGGCGCCGCACCTGGCAGCTGCCGGTCATCGGCTTCGGGCTGATGGTGCTGTCGGCGATCCTGATCGGCGGGCTCTACCCGGCGATCGTGCAGAAGTTCCAGGTCCAGCCGAACGAGCAGGCCAAGGAGGCGCCGTACATCCAGAAGAACATCGAGGCCACGCGCAAGGCGTACGGCATCGATGACTCCAAGGTGGCGGACTACTCCGGCAAGAACGACAGCGACGGCGGCGGCGAGAAGCTCCGTAAGGACGCCAATACGACGGCCAGTTACCGGCTGATCGACCCCAGCGTCATCTCGCCGACCTTCCAGCAGCTCCAGCAGGAGCGCAAGTACTACCAGTTCCCCTCGACGCTCGACGTCGACCGTTACAAGGGCGCCGACGGCAAGGACCAGGACACCGTCGTCGGTGTTCGCGAGCTGAACCTCGACGGCATCCCCAAGCGGAACTGGATCAACGACCACTTCACCTACACCCACGGCTACGGCATGGTGGCGGCGAAGGGCACCACGACCGACCCCAACGCGGACCCGGCGGGCTCGCCGGACTTCACCGAGTCCGGGCTGCCCACCAAGGGCTCCAGCGGCGGCGGTGTCGGCACCTACAAGCAGCAGGTCTACTACGGCGAGAAGACCGACCAGTACTCGATAGTCGGCGGCCCCCAGAAGGAGCTCGACTACGAGAAGAACGGCGAGCGGACCACCAGCTACAAGGGCAAGAGCGGGGTCAGCCTCTCCAACCCGGTCAACCGCGCCGCCTACGCGGTGGCGTTCGGCGAGCCCCAGATCCTCTACTCGGGCGCGATCGGGGACGGTTCGCGGATCCTGTACAACCGCACCCCCAAGGAGCGCGTCGAGAAGGTCGCCCCCTGGCTGACCATCGACGGTGACGCCTATCCGGCCGTGGTCCATGGCCGGATCAAGTGGATCGTGGACGCCTACACCACGACCAACGGCTATCCGTACGCCTCGCGGACGACCCTGGGTGACAGCACGGCCGACTCGCTGAGCAACGGGGACCGCTCGGTGGTCGCGCAGCAGAACAAGGTCAACTACATCCGCAACTCGGTCAAGGCGACCGTGGACGCCTATGACGGCACGGTCAAGCTCTACGAGTGGGACTCCAAGGACCCGGTCCTGAAGACCTGGGAGAAGGCGTTCCCGGGCACGGTCGAGCCCAAGGAGAAGATCAGCGGCGAGCTGATGGAGCATCTGCGGTATCCGCAGGACCTGTTCAAGGTCCAGCGCGAGCTGCTGACCCGCTACCACGTCACCGACCCCACGCAGTTCTACAGCGGCAGTGACGCCTGGCAGGTGCCCGAGGACCCGACCCACAAGGAGGGGAACGCGGTGCCGCCGTACTACCTGAGCATGCGGATGCCCGATCAGAAGGGGCAGACGTTCTCGCTGACGACGACCTTCACCCCCAACGGGCGTCCCAACCTGGGGGCGTTCATGTCGATCGACGCGGATGCCAACAGTAAGGATTACGGCACGATAAGACTGCTGAAGGTCACCTCCAACGTGCCCGGCCCACAACAGGTGCAGAGCGAGCTCAACGGTGATCCGGAGGTCGCCGAGTTCGTCCGGAACCTGAGAGGCACCGACTCCGACATCGAGTACGGCAATCTGCTCACCGTGCCACTGGACAACGGCTTCCTCTATATCGAGCCCGTCTACGCACGCGGCGGCAGCGCCAACTACCCGCTGTTGAAGAAGGTCGGCGTCTCCTACGGCAAGGAGACGGTCTTCAAGGACACCCTGGGCGAGGCCCTGGACGCCGTCTTCGGCAAGTCGTCCGAACAGCGGCCACCGGGCGACGGCGGCCAGGAGGAACCGCCGTCGAGTGACAACCCCACGGTGAAGGACGCCCTGAAGGACGCCCAGGCGGCCTATCAGGATGCCCAGGACGCCCTCCAGAAGCAGCCGCAGGACTGGGAGGCGTACGGCAGGGCCCAGGAGGATCTGAAGGACGCGCTGGACCGCGCCGCCAAGGCGGAGGGCAAGGCGGTCGGCGACAAGCAGGGGCAGCAGCAGAACCAGCCACGGAGCCAGAGCGCCGGCGGCGGTTCCGACAAGAAGGGCGGCTGA
- a CDS encoding CBS domain-containing protein, with protein sequence MHVRDAMSSVVLTIGPAHTLRQAARLMSARRVGSAIVLDPDTSGLGILTERDILNSLGAGQDPDQETAHDHTTADVVFAAPGWTLDDAARAMSQGGFRHLVVLDAGDPVGVVSVRDIIRCWAPAPQPVPA encoded by the coding sequence ATGCACGTCCGTGACGCCATGAGCTCGGTGGTCCTCACCATCGGCCCCGCGCATACGCTCCGCCAGGCCGCCCGGCTGATGTCGGCCCGCCGGGTGGGATCGGCCATCGTGCTCGATCCCGACACCAGCGGCCTGGGGATTCTCACCGAGCGCGACATCCTCAACTCCCTGGGGGCGGGCCAGGACCCCGACCAGGAGACCGCACACGACCACACCACCGCCGACGTCGTCTTCGCCGCCCCCGGGTGGACGCTGGACGACGCGGCCCGCGCGATGTCCCAGGGCGGCTTCCGCCATCTGGTCGTCCTCGACGCGGGCGACCCGGTCGGGGTGGTGTCCGTACGCGACATCATCCGCTGCTGGGCCCCGGCGCCCCAGCCCGTACCGGCGTAA
- a CDS encoding YlbL family protein codes for MPRRTATMLASLLMLIALLCAGVLIPVPYAEMSPGPTYNTLGEHNGECVLQISGRKSCETTGGHLNMTTVRVTGSEYRMNLVEAVYGWLAHDDVVVPHSTLYPDDKTPDQVDQQNAEEFTQSQESAKVAALRALKKPVTAHVIVGAVQKGAPAQGTLHAGDVIKSVDGTAVREPDDVAKLVTKHKPGQKVVFSVVPAKNVAAAEKSGKQPTGEERVSVTTTKADKGPARAIVGIQAGVDYTFPFRIDIKLADVGGPSAGLMFALGIVDRLSPGDLTGGKFIAGTGTIDDKGTVGPIGGIEMKTIGAREAGARYFLTPKENCAAAAKDVPSGLRLVKVHTIDDALTALEKIRKGDTAGLPKCTTG; via the coding sequence ATGCCACGCCGCACTGCGACGATGCTCGCCTCCCTTCTGATGCTGATCGCGCTGCTGTGCGCCGGAGTGCTGATCCCGGTGCCGTATGCGGAGATGTCCCCGGGGCCGACGTACAACACCCTGGGCGAGCACAACGGGGAGTGCGTGCTCCAGATTTCCGGCCGCAAGAGCTGTGAGACCACCGGCGGGCATCTGAACATGACCACGGTCCGGGTCACCGGGTCCGAGTACCGGATGAACCTCGTGGAGGCCGTCTACGGCTGGCTGGCGCACGATGACGTGGTCGTGCCGCACAGCACCCTCTACCCGGACGACAAGACCCCGGACCAGGTGGACCAGCAGAACGCCGAGGAGTTCACCCAGTCCCAGGAGTCCGCCAAGGTCGCGGCGCTGCGGGCGCTGAAGAAGCCGGTCACCGCGCATGTCATCGTCGGCGCGGTCCAGAAGGGCGCCCCGGCCCAGGGCACGCTGCACGCGGGCGATGTGATCAAGTCGGTGGACGGCACGGCGGTGCGCGAGCCCGATGACGTGGCCAAGCTCGTCACCAAGCACAAGCCGGGCCAGAAGGTGGTCTTCTCGGTCGTCCCGGCCAAGAACGTGGCGGCGGCGGAGAAGAGCGGCAAGCAGCCCACCGGCGAGGAGCGCGTCTCGGTCACCACCACGAAGGCGGACAAGGGCCCGGCCCGTGCCATCGTGGGCATCCAGGCCGGGGTCGACTACACCTTCCCGTTCCGGATCGACATCAAGCTGGCGGACGTGGGCGGGCCCAGCGCGGGTCTGATGTTCGCGCTGGGGATCGTGGACCGGCTCTCGCCCGGCGATCTCACCGGCGGGAAGTTCATCGCGGGCACCGGGACGATCGACGACAAGGGCACGGTCGGCCCGATCGGCGGCATCGAGATGAAGACGATCGGCGCGCGCGAGGCGGGTGCCCGGTACTTCCTCACGCCCAAGGAGAACTGCGCGGCCGCCGCCAAGGACGTGCCGAGCGGGCTGCGGCTGGTGAAGGTGCACACGATCGACGACGCCCTTACGGCGCTCGAGAAGATCCGTAAGGGGGACACCGCCGGTCTGCCGAAGTGCACGACGGGCTGA
- a CDS encoding PPA1309 family protein, translating to MSNATPGSGPLTSNPLTRAVLEIDEYASGLGWDQPARLFALVDTARLRTEEPGLAAQLGLDEGGEEIASLTPIEQDELPSGAPLDEFLATIAWPDAVTGCALTVERQMLPPSAESSVPEGLDDAALAKWVADHPDRQEVRMTVAVLRDGARESALRLREKDSPTEVLTGAGLVPGLADALAATFATD from the coding sequence ATGTCCAACGCAACCCCCGGCAGCGGCCCGCTGACCTCGAATCCACTGACCCGAGCCGTACTCGAAATCGACGAGTACGCCTCGGGGCTCGGCTGGGACCAGCCCGCCCGGCTCTTCGCCCTTGTCGACACCGCCCGGCTGCGCACTGAGGAGCCCGGCCTCGCCGCTCAGCTCGGCCTTGACGAGGGCGGCGAGGAGATCGCCTCCCTGACCCCCATCGAGCAGGACGAGCTGCCCTCCGGCGCCCCACTGGACGAGTTCCTCGCCACCATCGCCTGGCCGGACGCGGTGACCGGCTGCGCCCTGACCGTGGAGCGGCAGATGCTGCCGCCGTCCGCCGAGAGCTCCGTGCCCGAGGGCCTGGACGACGCGGCGCTGGCCAAGTGGGTCGCCGACCACCCGGACCGCCAGGAGGTCCGGATGACCGTGGCCGTGCTGCGGGACGGCGCGCGTGAGTCGGCCCTGCGGCTGCGGGAGAAGGACTCCCCGACCGAGGTGCTCACCGGGGCCGGTCTGGTGCCTGGCCTGGCCGACGCGCTCGCCGCCACCTTCGCCACCGACTGA
- a CDS encoding tetratricopeptide repeat protein — protein MGFMGDRVSLLETGRFAHTHDDAEEETRHRGAAEAGDTAAMSALGALLLRRGDLDGAEPHLRGATAAGDRAAANNLGVLLHQRGYADEAAGWWRIAAVAGSPAAAHALGRHHRERGDEPAAEYWLRQSAESGHTLGAYALGDLLEHRSDIGAERWFRTAAERGHREAAYRLARILDDRGDEGDEPAAERRRGADGGGREEAEQWYRQAAARGHRRAALHLGTLLEKRGETKEAGRWYLMSAKDGEARAACALGFLLRDAGDTDSAAVWWHRAAQDGDGNAANALGALHADRGETQTAERWYRAALDAGDINGAYNLGLLCAEQGRTAQAEQWYRRAAYAGHREAANAVAVMLLQRGDAAGAEPWFSKAAEAGSVDAAFNLGILHAGRGEDRAARQWYERAAAAGHTEAALQVGLALQREGDLQGAERHLRCAAGGGSAEGAFRLAALLDRSSVGGDPATGTGFGSSSGTRFPTPPPDDGSGPHVPEYEEWYERAARQGHRRAQVRVGMFAAARGDVVEAARWYRTAAEAGSSNGAFNLGLLLAREGSEPEAALWWTRAAEAGHGRAALRLALLAARRGALAEGQRWCARAVELGPAEVAERAARLREALQQELTA, from the coding sequence ATGGGATTTATGGGGGACAGGGTCAGTCTGTTGGAGACAGGGCGTTTTGCGCACACGCATGACGATGCCGAGGAGGAGACCCGGCACCGTGGTGCCGCCGAGGCCGGTGACACCGCCGCGATGAGCGCGCTTGGCGCACTGCTGCTGCGCCGTGGCGACCTCGACGGCGCCGAACCGCATCTGCGGGGAGCCACCGCGGCGGGCGATCGCGCCGCCGCCAACAACCTCGGCGTTCTGCTGCACCAGCGCGGCTACGCCGATGAGGCCGCCGGCTGGTGGCGCATAGCCGCCGTCGCCGGATCTCCCGCAGCGGCGCACGCCCTGGGCCGCCATCACCGCGAGCGGGGCGACGAGCCCGCCGCCGAGTACTGGCTGCGCCAGTCCGCCGAGTCCGGCCACACCCTGGGCGCGTACGCGCTGGGCGATCTGCTGGAGCACCGCAGTGACATCGGGGCCGAGCGCTGGTTCCGTACGGCCGCCGAGCGCGGCCACCGCGAGGCCGCGTACCGCCTCGCCCGCATCCTCGACGACCGTGGCGACGAGGGGGACGAGCCGGCGGCCGAGCGGCGCCGTGGCGCCGACGGGGGCGGCCGGGAGGAGGCCGAGCAGTGGTACCGGCAGGCCGCCGCGCGCGGTCACCGGCGCGCCGCCCTCCACCTCGGCACGCTGCTGGAGAAGCGCGGTGAGACCAAGGAGGCCGGACGCTGGTACCTGATGTCCGCCAAGGACGGCGAGGCCCGGGCCGCCTGCGCGCTGGGCTTTCTGCTGCGTGACGCGGGCGACACCGACAGCGCCGCCGTCTGGTGGCACCGGGCGGCCCAGGACGGCGACGGCAACGCGGCCAACGCGCTGGGCGCGCTCCACGCCGACCGTGGCGAGACCCAGACCGCCGAGCGCTGGTACCGCGCCGCGCTCGACGCCGGGGACATCAACGGCGCCTACAACCTCGGGCTGCTCTGCGCCGAGCAGGGCCGCACCGCCCAGGCCGAGCAGTGGTACCGCCGCGCCGCCTACGCGGGCCACCGCGAGGCCGCCAACGCGGTCGCCGTGATGCTGCTCCAGCGCGGCGACGCGGCGGGCGCCGAGCCATGGTTCTCCAAGGCGGCCGAGGCGGGCAGCGTCGACGCCGCGTTCAACCTGGGGATCCTGCACGCGGGGCGGGGCGAGGACCGGGCGGCCCGGCAGTGGTACGAGCGGGCCGCGGCCGCCGGGCACACCGAGGCCGCGTTGCAGGTCGGCCTCGCCCTCCAGCGGGAGGGCGACCTCCAGGGGGCCGAGCGCCATCTGCGCTGCGCCGCGGGCGGCGGCAGCGCGGAGGGCGCCTTCCGGCTGGCCGCGCTGCTGGACCGCTCCTCGGTCGGCGGCGACCCGGCGACCGGCACCGGCTTCGGCAGCTCGTCCGGGACCCGCTTCCCGACCCCGCCGCCGGACGACGGCTCCGGGCCGCACGTCCCCGAGTACGAGGAGTGGTACGAGCGCGCCGCGCGCCAGGGCCACCGGCGGGCCCAGGTGCGGGTGGGCATGTTCGCGGCCGCGCGCGGCGATGTGGTGGAGGCCGCGCGCTGGTACCGCACGGCCGCCGAGGCGGGCAGCAGCAACGGCGCGTTCAACCTGGGGCTGCTGCTGGCCCGGGAGGGCAGCGAGCCGGAGGCCGCCCTGTGGTGGACGCGTGCCGCCGAGGCGGGGCACGGCCGGGCAGCGCTGCGGCTCGCGCTGCTCGCGGCCCGTCGCGGGGCGCTCGCCGAGGGGCAGCGGTGGTGTGCGCGGGCGGTCGAGCTGGGGCCCGCGGAGGTCGCCGAGCGGGCGGCCCGGCTACGAGAGGCGCTCCAGCAGGAGCTCACGGCGTAG
- a CDS encoding catalase, protein MTVQDNITGPLTTESGAPVADNQNSETAGAGGPVLIQDQHLIEKLAHFNRERIPERIVHARGAGAYGTFTVTADVTKYTRAAFLSEVGKQTETFLRFSTVAGNLGSADAVRDPRGFALKFYTEDGNYDLVGNNTPVFFIKDAIKFPDFIHTQKRDPYTGSQEADNVWDFWGLSPEATHQVTWLFGDRGIPASYRHMNGYGSHTYQWNNAAGEVFWVKYHFKTDQGIKNLTTAEAAETAGLDPDSHQRDLREAIERGDFPTWTVQVQLMPAADAANYRFNPFDLTKVWPHEDYPPIEIGKLELNRNPRNIFAEVEQSIFSPAHFVPGIGPSPDKMLQGRLFAYGDAHRYRVGINADHLPVNRPHAAEARTYGRDGFLYDGRHAGAKNYEPNSFGGPAETGRALWQPSPVSGRTGDHEAPSHAEDDDFVQAGNLYRLMSDDEKERLIENLAQFIAKVSRDDIAQRAIENFRKADADYGKRLEAAVQALRG, encoded by the coding sequence GTGACGGTCCAGGACAACATCACTGGTCCGCTGACCACGGAGTCCGGGGCTCCGGTGGCGGACAACCAGAACAGCGAGACGGCGGGCGCCGGCGGTCCGGTCCTGATCCAGGACCAGCACCTGATCGAGAAGCTCGCCCACTTCAACCGCGAGCGGATCCCGGAGCGGATCGTGCACGCGCGGGGCGCCGGTGCGTACGGCACCTTCACCGTGACCGCGGATGTGACGAAGTACACCCGCGCCGCGTTCCTCTCCGAGGTCGGCAAGCAGACCGAGACGTTCCTGCGCTTCTCGACGGTCGCCGGCAACCTCGGCTCGGCGGACGCGGTGCGCGACCCGCGCGGTTTCGCGCTGAAGTTCTACACCGAGGACGGCAACTACGACCTGGTCGGGAACAACACCCCGGTGTTCTTCATCAAGGACGCCATCAAGTTCCCCGATTTCATCCACACCCAGAAGCGCGACCCGTACACCGGCTCGCAGGAGGCGGACAACGTCTGGGACTTCTGGGGGCTCTCGCCCGAGGCCACCCACCAGGTGACCTGGCTGTTCGGCGACCGCGGCATCCCCGCCTCGTACCGCCACATGAACGGCTACGGTTCGCACACCTACCAGTGGAACAACGCCGCGGGCGAGGTCTTCTGGGTGAAGTACCACTTCAAGACCGACCAGGGCATCAAGAACCTCACCACCGCCGAGGCGGCCGAGACCGCCGGTCTGGACCCGGACAGCCACCAGCGCGATCTGCGCGAGGCCATCGAGCGGGGTGACTTCCCGACCTGGACCGTGCAGGTGCAGCTCATGCCGGCGGCCGACGCGGCGAACTACCGCTTCAACCCGTTCGACCTGACCAAGGTCTGGCCGCACGAGGACTACCCGCCGATCGAGATCGGCAAGCTGGAGCTCAACCGCAACCCGCGGAACATCTTCGCCGAGGTCGAGCAGTCGATCTTCTCGCCCGCCCACTTCGTGCCGGGCATCGGCCCGTCCCCGGACAAGATGCTCCAGGGCCGCCTGTTCGCGTACGGCGACGCCCACCGCTACCGCGTCGGCATCAACGCCGACCACCTGCCGGTGAACCGTCCGCACGCGGCCGAGGCGCGCACGTACGGCCGGGACGGCTTCCTTTACGACGGCCGTCACGCGGGCGCCAAGAACTACGAGCCCAACAGCTTCGGCGGCCCGGCCGAGACCGGCCGGGCGCTGTGGCAGCCGTCGCCGGTGTCCGGCCGGACCGGGGACCACGAGGCCCCCTCGCACGCCGAGGACGACGACTTCGTCCAGGCGGGCAACCTCTACCGGCTGATGTCGGACGACGAGAAGGAGCGCCTGATCGAGAATCTGGCGCAGTTCATCGCCAAGGTCTCCCGCGATGACATCGCGCAGCGGGCGATCGAGAACTTCCGCAAGGCGGACGCCGACTACGGCAAGCGGCTGGAGGCCGCGGTCCAGGCCCTGCGCGGCTGA
- a CDS encoding NAD-dependent epimerase/dehydratase family protein encodes MSSPDREVRAARNDTARTARRPVVAVTGAASGPGALLTQRLAESEEVKQVLAIDERRGEVTEAQWHVLDVRDPAIAEKLRGADVVVHLAVDLDLGTDAAARTAYNVRGTQTVLTAAAAAGVRRVVLCTSAMVYGALPDNAVPLAEDAELRATAEATGVGDLLEIERLGERAPRAHPGLNVTVVRPALLVGGTDTALTRYFESPRLLVVAGSRPTWQFCHVEDLVGALEYAALEKVEGELAVGCEGWLEQEEVEELSGIRRMELPSAVALGAASRLHRLGLTPSPAGDLAYTMHPWAVSGSRLHAAGWRPRWTNEEVLAELLEEVAGRHTVAGRRLGRKDATTLGAAGATVALVGTAAIVRRARKARRRA; translated from the coding sequence GTGAGTTCCCCAGACCGAGAAGTTCGCGCTGCGCGAAACGATACGGCCCGCACCGCACGACGACCCGTCGTGGCGGTGACCGGTGCCGCCTCGGGCCCAGGTGCCCTGCTCACGCAGCGGCTCGCGGAGTCCGAAGAGGTCAAGCAGGTCCTGGCCATCGACGAGCGCCGCGGTGAGGTGACCGAGGCGCAGTGGCATGTGCTGGACGTCCGCGATCCGGCCATCGCCGAGAAGCTGCGCGGCGCCGACGTGGTGGTCCACCTCGCCGTCGACCTGGATCTGGGCACCGACGCCGCCGCCCGCACCGCCTACAACGTGCGCGGCACCCAGACCGTCCTGACGGCCGCCGCCGCGGCCGGGGTGCGCCGGGTGGTGCTGTGCACCTCGGCGATGGTCTACGGGGCGCTCCCCGACAACGCCGTGCCGCTGGCCGAGGACGCGGAGCTGCGGGCGACCGCCGAGGCCACCGGCGTCGGCGACCTCCTGGAGATCGAGCGGCTCGGGGAGCGCGCGCCCCGGGCGCATCCGGGGCTGAATGTGACCGTGGTGCGCCCTGCGCTCCTGGTCGGCGGCACGGACACCGCGCTCACCCGCTACTTCGAGTCACCGCGGCTGCTGGTCGTCGCCGGATCCCGTCCCACCTGGCAGTTCTGCCATGTGGAGGACCTGGTCGGCGCGCTGGAGTACGCCGCCCTGGAGAAGGTCGAGGGCGAGCTGGCGGTCGGGTGCGAGGGCTGGCTTGAGCAGGAGGAGGTCGAGGAGCTGTCCGGGATCCGGCGCATGGAGCTGCCCTCGGCGGTCGCCCTGGGCGCCGCCTCCCGGCTGCACCGGCTCGGTCTGACGCCGTCCCCGGCGGGCGATCTCGCGTACACGATGCACCCCTGGGCGGTCAGCGGCAGCAGGCTGCACGCGGCGGGCTGGCGGCCGCGCTGGACCAACGAGGAGGTCCTGGCGGAGCTGCTGGAGGAGGTCGCCGGCCGCCATACGGTCGCGGGTCGGCGTCTCGGCCGTAAGGACGCCACGACGCTCGGCGCCGCGGGCGCGACCGTGGCCCTGGTGGGCACCGCGGCGATCGTGCGCCGCGCCCGTAAGGCGCGCCGCCGAGCCTGA